Proteins from a single region of Candidatus Methylomirabilota bacterium:
- a CDS encoding ABC transporter permease has translation MADGGDALRTKPRPISGGSLGEADLRVATGVAWPARAKPAESPLAQGLRRLRRSTTALVGAGIVGALLVVAIFADVLAPRSPITSDQTRTFQRPSWDYPLGTDQLGRDMLSRAIHGSRISLLVGVSSVLLALFVGVPFGMIAGYYGGRVDTGIMRVMDLILAFPIYLLAIILMVIFAPTAGLLGTIKVTGAIAIVRIPIYARLVRGSVLSVKEKEYIEACRALGVRDPWILFRHVLPNCLAPIIVTTTLGIATSIIVEATLSFLGLGTQPPTPSWGWDLKANVAFIQDNAWLSLFPGLAIFVTVLGFNLFGDGLRDALDPRLK, from the coding sequence ATGGCCGACGGTGGCGACGCGCTCCGGACGAAGCCCCGGCCGATCAGCGGAGGAAGCCTGGGCGAGGCCGACCTCCGGGTGGCCACCGGAGTCGCCTGGCCGGCGCGCGCGAAACCTGCGGAATCACCGCTGGCGCAGGGGCTGCGCAGGCTCCGGCGCAGCACGACCGCGCTCGTGGGCGCGGGAATCGTCGGCGCCCTGCTGGTGGTGGCGATCTTCGCAGACGTCCTGGCGCCCAGGAGCCCGATCACCAGCGACCAGACTCGCACCTTCCAGCGCCCGAGCTGGGATTACCCGCTCGGCACCGACCAGCTCGGGCGCGACATGCTGAGCCGTGCCATTCACGGCAGCCGGATCTCGCTGCTCGTGGGCGTGTCGTCGGTGCTGCTCGCGCTCTTCGTCGGCGTGCCGTTCGGGATGATCGCCGGGTACTACGGCGGCCGAGTGGACACCGGCATCATGCGGGTGATGGATCTCATCCTCGCGTTCCCGATCTACCTCCTGGCCATCATCCTCATGGTCATCTTCGCGCCGACGGCGGGGCTGCTCGGCACCATCAAGGTGACGGGCGCTATCGCCATCGTGCGAATCCCGATCTACGCGCGCCTCGTCCGCGGCAGCGTGCTCTCCGTCAAGGAGAAGGAGTACATCGAGGCGTGCCGCGCGCTCGGCGTGCGGGATCCCTGGATCCTCTTCCGCCACGTCCTCCCGAACTGCCTGGCGCCCATCATCGTGACGACGACGCTCGGCATCGCCACGTCGATCATCGTGGAGGCCACGCTGTCCTTCCTCGGCCTCGGGACCCAGCCGCCCACGCCGAGCTGGGGCTGGGACCTCAAGGCCAACGTGGCCTTCATCCAGGACAACGCCTGGCTGTCGCTCTTTCCCGGGCTCGCCATCTTCGTCACCGTGCTCGGCTTCAACCTCTTCGGT
- a CDS encoding ABC transporter permease produces MRSYVLKRLLQIVPTVLMITLVVFVMMQSVPGDPVVVLLGDAYTEEDAIKVREEYGLNKPIVVQYSIWLGKLVRGDWGISILSGRPVLHDVLVRLPVTLELIVLSMGVALAIAIPAAIIGALRQNTWADYTATTTAMIGVSIPEFFIGVLLLLVFSIGLGGLLPSSGWVYLPGTCPMMVCGVSLWGNLQHVLMPALALGVGRAAILTRLLRASMLEVIRTEYVTTARAKGVGERSVVFKHALKNALIPTVTVMGLQVGFLIGGAIVVETLFAMPGLGTFGIDAIIARDYQQVQGFALITAVAFVVMNLIVDLTYTFLDPRIRYA; encoded by the coding sequence ATGCGCAGCTACGTCCTGAAGCGTCTGCTCCAGATCGTGCCGACCGTCCTCATGATCACCCTCGTGGTGTTCGTGATGATGCAGTCGGTCCCCGGCGACCCGGTCGTGGTCCTGCTCGGCGACGCCTACACCGAGGAGGACGCGATCAAGGTGCGCGAAGAATACGGCCTGAACAAACCGATCGTGGTCCAGTACTCCATCTGGCTCGGCAAGCTCGTTCGGGGGGACTGGGGCATCTCGATCCTCAGCGGGCGTCCCGTGCTCCACGACGTGCTGGTCCGCTTGCCGGTCACGCTCGAGCTGATCGTCCTCTCGATGGGCGTGGCGCTAGCGATCGCGATCCCCGCCGCGATCATCGGCGCCCTGCGCCAGAACACCTGGGCCGACTACACCGCGACGACGACGGCCATGATCGGGGTCTCCATTCCCGAGTTCTTCATCGGTGTCCTGCTCCTGCTGGTCTTCTCCATCGGCCTGGGCGGGCTGCTGCCCAGCTCGGGCTGGGTGTACCTGCCCGGGACCTGCCCCATGATGGTGTGCGGGGTGAGCCTCTGGGGCAACTTGCAGCACGTCCTCATGCCCGCGCTCGCGCTCGGCGTGGGGCGCGCCGCCATCCTCACGCGGCTGCTCCGCGCCAGCATGCTCGAGGTCATCCGGACGGAGTACGTCACGACCGCCCGCGCCAAGGGCGTGGGCGAGCGGAGTGTCGTGTTCAAGCACGCGCTGAAGAACGCCCTCATCCCGACCGTGACCGTGATGGGGCTCCAGGTCGGCTTCCTCATCGGGGGCGCGATCGTGGTGGAGACCCTCTTCGCCATGCCCGGGCTCGGCACCTTCGGCATCGACGCCATCATCGCGCGCGACTACCAGCAGGTGCAGGGCTTCGCTCTCATCACTGCCGTCGCGTTCGTCGTCATGAACCTGATCGTCGATCTGACCTACACGTTCCTGGATCCTCGCATCCGGTACGCCTGA